The Fragaria vesca subsp. vesca linkage group LG2, FraVesHawaii_1.0, whole genome shotgun sequence genome includes a window with the following:
- the LOC101302312 gene encoding PI-PLC X-box domain-containing protein DDB_G0293730-like, with amino-acid sequence MGSGVSRQVERRKALTTEKRTLYDLHECCGEDFPACTFKPADRKNWMDDLHPEKLKINRICWPGTHDSATDRIGIPLVTRPFAQCKSLSVYHQLVLGTRVQKDRQVCHGILVTYSIDVVIKDIKKFLSETHSEIIILEVRTENGHDDPPEFDKYLMDHLGQFLIHQNDNVFNKTLSEVLPKRIICVWKPRNSPQPKSGSPLWNSGHLKDDWINTDLPSTKFESNLKYLSEQPPVSSRKFFYRVENTVTPKPDKPIVCVRPVTGRIHEFARLFITQCFSRGIADKLQIFSTDFIEEDFVDACVAVTFARAEGKA; translated from the coding sequence ATGGGATCCGGGGTTTCTAGACAAGTAGAAAGACGTAAGGCACTCACAACAGAGAAGAGAACGTTATATGATCTTCATGAATGTTGCGGCGAAGACTTTCCAGCTTGTACATTTAAGCCTGCAGATAGAAAAAACTGGATGGATGACCTACACCCTGAGAAGCTTAAGATAAACAGGATTTGTTGGCCCGGAACTCATGACTCTGCAACAGACAGGATTGGAATTCCTTTGGTTACAAGGCCTTTTGCACAATGCAAATCTCTATCTGTCTATCACCAACTTGTGCTAGGCACCAGAGTTCAGAAGGATCGACAAGTCTGTCATGGGATACTTGTCACGTACAGCATTGATGTTGTGATCAAAGATATCAAGAAGTTCTTGTCTGAAACACATTCAGAGATCATAATCCTTGAAGTCCGAACCGAGAATGGACATGATGACCCTCCTGAATTTGACAAATATTTGATGGATCACCTTGGACAATTTCTGATCCACCAAAATGACAATGTGTTCAACAAGACTCTATCAGAAGTGTTGCCAAAGAGAATAATATGCGTGTGGAAGCCAAGGAATTCACCTCAACCCAAGAGTGGGAGCCCTCTGTGGAATTCAGGTCATTTGAAGGATGACTGGATTAACACGGATTTGCCATCAACCAAATTCGAAAGCAACCTCAAGTATTTAAGTGAGCAGCCACCAGTTTCCTCGAGGAAGTTTTTTTACAGGGTGGAGAACACAGTGACACCAAAGCCTGATAAGCCAATTGTTTGTGTGAGACCTGTGACAGGAAGAATCCATGAATTTGCTAGGTTGTTTATAACTCAGTGCTTCTCTCGAGGCATTGCAGATAAGTTGCAAATTTTTTCCACAGATTTTATAGAAGAGGATTTTGTTGATGCTTGTGTTGCAGTTACATTTGCAAGAGCTGAAGGAAAAGCCTGA
- the LOC101302021 gene encoding uncharacterized protein LOC101302021, with protein MAYGRRNQTSSLLEGFSLNPLPYPVLIILALISLFLGFSWYSSYESAVEEAESQFNWVLLVTPIALLLIVKWLSSMEPDWLFSMSPWERRRRTHNLPSEGSSPWGVAAVIVLLLVLLQFQSIFRDSWLI; from the coding sequence ATGGCCTATGGAAGAAGAAACCAAACCTCCTCACTCTTAGAAGGCTTCTCCCTAAACCCTCTACCCTACCCAGTTCTCATAATCCTTGCACTCATCTCACTCTTTCTCGGCTTCTCGTGGTACTCCTCCTACGAATCAGCAGTGGAAGAAGCCGAGTCACAGTTCAACTGGGTCCTTCTGGTCACACCAATAGCCTTACTTCTCATTGTTAAGTGGCTCTCATCTATGGAGCCGGATTGGCTCTTTTCCATGTCTCCGTGGGAACGACGTCGTAGAACCCACAACCTTCCGTCGGAGGGGAGCTCACCGTGGGGAGTTGCTGCTGTCATTGTGCTCTTGCTGGTTCTGCTGCAGTTTCAGTCCATTTTCCGAGATAGCTGGCTTATATAA